The proteins below are encoded in one region of Oncorhynchus clarkii lewisi isolate Uvic-CL-2024 chromosome 33, UVic_Ocla_1.0, whole genome shotgun sequence:
- the LOC139392711 gene encoding cyclic AMP-responsive element-binding protein 3-like protein 2: protein MEILDSTESFLHWDRNLSELSEPGENEHVLYSTHFTDLLDDFSQDALLGQLLSDPFLSGREGEAMDEGDDFTPSSPLPPHIQAEHSYSLCGDSRPQSPVSHLPGEQGSDAESDGENWSVEQEEQMEVLLCDPPALLPTLTLSLAPEGHITEAPAPPAPKTNPQTATQGKTSKAKEIGEIQIKLEPHEVDQFLNLSPKGLESLQMPPTPPSSHSSDSEGCQSPVHASTPQSPSTPSSPLSPAPSQAGLKVSQRTPSSLSNSPLLTAPHKLQGSGPLLLTEEERRTLVAEGYPVPTKLPLSKAEEKALKKIRRKIKNKISAQESRRKKKEYMDALEKKVENCSNENSELRRKLENLECTNKTLIQQLHSLQAVVAGKVPRSCKVTGTQTSSCLMVVVLCFAVFLGSFYSSLGPCSSITETGLSRDMAMQESYTATVKSRSLLSYEERGLDEPHLLGLGGDYPDQLERPTVVMAAWRSEKKQQKGEESHRAETRPPFSNSSDTNPQKPLLLDLHRSLEQRVNDSAKIIELERTVNETS from the exons ATGGAAATATTGGACAGTACTGAGTCCTTTTTACACTGGGATAGGAATCTCAGCGAGCTGTCGGAGCCTGGGGAAAACGAACATGTCTTATACAGCACA CACTTCACAGACCTCCTGGATGACTTCTCCCAGGATGCTTTGCTGGGCCAGCTGCTGAGCGACCCCTTCCTGTCCGGCCGGGAAGGAGAGGCCATGGACGAGGGGGATGATTTCACCCCGTCCTCCCCGCTACCGCCCCACATCCAGGCGGAGCACTCCTACTCCCTGTGTGGGGACTCCCGGCCCCAGTCGCCCGTCTCACATCTGCCTGGGGAGCAGGGGAGTGATgcag AATCAGATGGTGAGAATTGGTCCGTGGAGCAGGAGGAACAGATGGAGGTGTTGCTGTGTGACCCTCCAGCCCTGCTGCccaccctaaccctctccctggCCCCTGAGGGCCACATCACTGAGGCCCCGGCCCCACCAGCCCCCAAGACCAACCCACAGACGGCCACACAGGGCAAGACCAGCAAG GCGAAGGAGATTGGTGAGATCCAGATCAAACTGGAGCCTCATGAGGTGGACCAGTTCCTCAACTTGTCTCCTAAAG GTCTGGAGTCTCTGCAGATGccacccacccctccctcctcccacagCAGTGACTCAGAGGGCTGTCAGAGCCCGGTACACGCCAGCACTCCCCAGagcccctccaccccctcttctcccctcagcCCTGCACCCTCCCAGGCCGGCCTCAAGGTGTCTCAGCGcacaccctcctccctctccaactCCCCTCTTCTCACCGCCCCACAC aAGTTGCAGGGCTCTGGCCCTCTCctgctgacagaggaagagaggagaacccTGGTTGCTGAGGGTTACCCTGTTCCCACCAAGCTGCCCCTGTCCAAGGCGGAGGAGAAAGCCCTGAAGAAGATACGCAGGAAGATCAAGAACAAG ATCTCTGCTCAAGAGAGCCGCAGAAAGAAGAAGGAGTACATGGACGCCCTGGAGAAGAA GGTGGAGAACTGCTCCAATGAGAACAGCGAGCTGCGCAGGAAACTGGAGAATCTGGAGTGTACCAACAA GACTCTAATTCAACAGCTACACTCTCTGCAGGCGGTGGTGGCAGGGAAGGTTCCCCGCTCCTGCAAAGTCACTGGCACCCAGACCTCCTCCTGCCTCATG gtggTGGTGCTGTGCTTCGCTGTGTTCCTAGGGAGTTTCTACTCCAGCCTGGGTCCTTGCTCCTCCATCACAGAGACTGGCCTCTCCAGAGACATGGCCATGCAGGAGTCTTACACAGCTAcag TGAAGTCCAGGAGCCTGCTGTCCtatgaggagagagggctggacgAGCCACACCTTCTGGGTCTGGGTGGGGACTATCCTGACCAATTGGAGAGGCCCACGGTTGTCATGGCAGCGTGGCGCTCTGAGAAAAAGCAGCAGAAAGGGGAAGAGTCACATCGGGCTGAGACACGCCCACCTTTCAGCAACAGCAGTGATACGAACCCACAGAAACCCCTGCTTTTAGACCTGCACAG GTCTCTGGAGCAGAGGGTGAACGACAGCGCTAAAATCATAGAGCTGGAGAGGACAGTCAACGAGACGTCATAG